Within Haematobia irritans isolate KBUSLIRL chromosome 2, ASM5000362v1, whole genome shotgun sequence, the genomic segment aatttgacatatattttgaaaagagtatgttcagtcagagcatattccaaattaggggtGTTTACATTagaaaattgacgtgttttagaggaaaacttgtgttttttggaaaacttgattttttgtatggggaaaacgactcgacatttcaaaccccaaacaTGCTTGGTTAGAACGCcatataagtgagcctgaaaataaatcgggctgccactctaacctaacccaattgcaatattttattatttttaaaacgcCATATCgaatttttcagcaaaattttcgtcaaaatctaccaacaccattgaAATTGCTGATCATAGTGGCGATTGTAAAACAAtattctgcaaattttattttgtgctgAACCAACATTATATGTACTATTTCATTAAGATATTGACCACATCATTTTATTCTTCGAAAGCGCGTATGAAGTCGCGGAAAAGGTGTCGCCTATCGATATGGTTGTGTTTAGGTCCTAGCTTTCTCCGTTGAAGACAACTTACAAAAAGTTGGCAACTCTAAAATTAAAGCAGCGTTATACGGCCTCATATGATTGTCTAAGGGAGGTGGTTGTACGAGGGTATGCGGGGTATTCTTGtttacttcttcttcttcttcatttGCCGTCGCCACTGGGGAAGTCAACCGGCTAAACATATCTTATACAGGACTAATAAGCAACTGAAACAACACTACAATATCAAGTGGTCTGTACTGAAAAATGTGGGATCAAAAATATGCAAAACACTTGGATACTCAACATCAAAGTTCAGTTTCCAAAGAAACAAAAAGGACCCAATATGAAATTCAGAGACGGGTTTATAAAATTCTAGGACAATCAATGCCGAGTGGTGATGATTATCAACATCACGATTTGCGTCGTAATGTCAGCAAAAGAGAGTCCTTCGAGAATAGCCGATTGAAAATGGAATTAGTAAAGAAAAAAGAATCGAAAAACTTTCAGAAGTCCTTCGAAAAAAGACGAAAATTGCCGGCCAGACAGAAAAGTATCGAACTATTGAATGCCATAAAAGGAAACCAAATAATCTTGGTAGTTGGAAGCAACGAATGTGGAAAAAGCACCCAGATACCACAGTTACTTTTGGATGAGTATATATTGAACAATAAAGCCTCTGAATGTCGTATTGTTTGTGTGCAATTAAGAGAACACGCAGCTCAAATTATGGCTCAAAGAATTGCCTATGAACGAGATGAAGATATGTGTTATTCCGTGGGGTATCATGTAAAACGAGGACTGTAAGTAATTAAAAAgtataatttttaagaattgTTGTAACCCGTTGTTAATATTCTTTATTATTACAGGAGAGCACCTCGTGATAGTGGTTCCATTCTATTTTGTTCGGCTGGTATTTTAATGCACTATTTCAAAAACGACCCCTTGTTGACAAGGTTTTCAGCAGTTATTCTGGACGACTGGCAAGATAAAACATTTGAGTACACACAAATTATGGATCTGTTGTCAATGGTAAGCAATTCTggcctttaaaaaattttaaataataatttaaatataatcttACAGGTTTTGCCGATTCGTCCAGATTTGAAACTTATTATGTTGTCTACCAACACATGTAAGAAAAGAATTAGAGAATACTTCAAACACTGTCATATCTTTAAAATAGATGATGGTTTTGAAGAAACCAATACCACATCAGAAGGAAGCCATAGAAGGACTTTAAACCCAAATATCGATCAAGAGTTAGATTGCAATTTTATCCCATCAACATATTCGCTTTCATCTGCTGATGAAATACTGGAACAAACGGTAACTTCCAGGCTCAATATCGCTCGAAAATCCATATCATCATTAGATAAGCCTAACAATAAAGATTCCAAAAATGAAGAAGAGGAAGAAGAATATAGATGCTCTATTGCCTTCCTTTGGATGTATGCAGATACAGATTTTCGAACAATTTCAGAATGGGATAAAGCTTTGATCACTAATAATAGAGAAACTATAATTAACTTTGAGAGAAAGTATCCTGAATTAGCTGACAAAGAAACCTCGCTTCTTCTTCGGAAAACTGATCCTAACAGATGCGAAAACTTTTCATCAAATTCACCCCAagaatcaaaagaaaacttgagCAAACTTGTACGCTCAACAAGCAGTAATGATACCAGATCAAGTAAAGAACGATCAATATCAAGCAAAGAGCGATCGAGATCAAGTAAAGAACATTCAAGACTAAGTAAGGAACGATCAAGATCAAGCAAAGAGCGATTGAGATCAAGTAAAGAGCGATCAAGATCAAGCAAAGAGCGAACGAGATCAAGTAAAGAACGTCCAAGACGAAGTAAAGAACGATTAAGATCAAGCAAAGAGCGATTGAGATCAAGTAGGGAACGATCAAGTAAAGAACGATCAAGTAAAGACCAATCAAGATCAAGCAAAGAGCGATCAAGATCAAGTAAAGAAAGAAGCGGTAAtggaaaacaaatggaaaagtcTCATATATTAGACTTAGACATAGCATCAAAACGTAGTAGATCCTCGAATGAATTTCCCGATGAAAGCTATAAGTCGTTGACAAGAACCATCTATAATACGAATCATAATGGCCAAGTCGCAATAGTTGATTACTCAGATCTTGATGGAAAGATTAAACCTGACGATTGGCTGCTACTTGAAAAACTATTACTAAATGAAATGATTTCAGATAAATGGAGTAACGACATTATATCTTTCGATGGATCTGAATGGTCGAATGGAGTTAAAATTATCAGATGTGATAATGAAAGGTCACTGGAATTTCTAGAGGTCACAATAGCCCGTATTGGCGACCTTTGGCCAGGAGCTCGACTTGCTGTAATTCCGCAATCACGGTTGCCCTTGCGAACTTTTGTGAATATGTGGATACCACCACCAGTACCAGCCactagaaatatttttgaattgcttGCTAAACAAAATGAAGGACTTGCTGTCGATGACTGGCAAATACTTTCTTCGACTCCGTGTGACATTGGTGCAATATTTCGCCTCGCTATTGATGCGACCTCCTTAAGCAATCTAAAGGATTGTCAAGGTCGCGTCAGATATGGTTttggttttataaaaattaagcaaGAACGACCAATATGAAAAAtagagaatatttacaaatctAAATAA encodes:
- the LOC142226620 gene encoding uncharacterized protein LOC142226620, with translation MWDQKYAKHLDTQHQSSVSKETKRTQYEIQRRVYKILGQSMPSGDDYQHHDLRRNVSKRESFENSRLKMELVKKKESKNFQKSFEKRRKLPARQKSIELLNAIKGNQIILVVGSNECGKSTQIPQLLLDEYILNNKASECRIVCVQLREHAAQIMAQRIAYERDEDMCYSVGYHVKRGLRAPRDSGSILFCSAGILMHYFKNDPLLTRFSAVILDDWQDKTFEYTQIMDLLSMVLPIRPDLKLIMLSTNTCKKRIREYFKHCHIFKIDDGFEETNTTSEGSHRRTLNPNIDQELDCNFIPSTYSLSSADEILEQTVTSRLNIARKSISSLDKPNNKDSKNEEEEEEYRCSIAFLWMYADTDFRTISEWDKALITNNRETIINFERKYPELADKETSLLLRKTDPNRCENFSSNSPQESKENLSKLVRSTSSNDTRSSKERSISSKERSRSSKEHSRLSKERSRSSKERLRSSKERSRSSKERTRSSKERPRRSKERLRSSKERLRSSRERSSKERSSKDQSRSSKERSRSSKERSGNGKQMEKSHILDLDIASKRSRSSNEFPDESYKSLTRTIYNTNHNGQVAIVDYSDLDGKIKPDDWLLLEKLLLNEMISDKWSNDIISFDGSEWSNGVKIIRCDNERSLEFLEVTIARIGDLWPGARLAVIPQSRLPLRTFVNMWIPPPVPATRNIFELLAKQNEGLAVDDWQILSSTPCDIGAIFRLAIDATSLSNLKDCQGRVRYGFGFIKIKQERPI